A DNA window from Candidatus Methylomirabilota bacterium contains the following coding sequences:
- a CDS encoding DUF2294 domain-containing protein has product MVSKRTKGQLEAEISKALIKFELEYMGRGPADARTYVVRDMILVRLKGILTPAEQQLIKVEGIELLKEVRAKLLEGGRELLYRVMKDLAGCDVISMHSDLSTRTGERIILFVVSEDLERQFYQEGRDRWPLKRAFQKA; this is encoded by the coding sequence GTGGTTTCGAAGCGGACTAAGGGACAGCTCGAAGCCGAAATCAGCAAAGCTCTCATCAAATTCGAGCTGGAGTACATGGGCCGTGGACCTGCGGACGCCAGAACCTATGTGGTCCGGGACATGATTCTGGTGAGGCTCAAGGGAATATTGACTCCGGCGGAGCAGCAGTTGATCAAGGTCGAGGGGATCGAATTGCTGAAGGAGGTACGAGCAAAGCTGCTGGAAGGTGGCCGGGAGCTGCTGTACCGGGTCATGAAAGATCTGGCCGGCTGCGATGTCATCAGCATGCATTCGGATCTGAGCACCAGGACGGGGGAGAGGATCATTCTCTTCGTCGTCAGCGAAGACCTCGAGAGACAGTTCTACCAAGAGGGAAGGGACCGTTGGCCCCTGAAGAGGGCTTTCCAAAAAGCTTGA
- a CDS encoding Na-translocating system protein MpsC family protein — MKIYSLEQRLADIARDFFQSKLRVNPQVIAVVQQSELIVLHIRGFLSQAEAAMVGRWKYRQVLTTYYERIFENFYPLLRVVIQGACQRRMVDPRVVIDLSRNECVYFLTLGEAAAAVEREP; from the coding sequence ATGAAGATCTACAGCCTTGAACAACGGTTGGCAGATATCGCTCGTGACTTCTTCCAGTCCAAGCTCCGAGTCAATCCACAGGTGATTGCGGTGGTGCAACAGTCGGAGCTGATCGTCCTCCACATCCGGGGCTTCCTGTCGCAGGCCGAGGCAGCCATGGTGGGACGCTGGAAGTATCGGCAGGTCCTGACCACCTACTACGAGCGAATCTTTGAAAACTTCTATCCGCTCCTGCGGGTCGTCATTCAGGGGGCCTGCCAGCGCCGTATGGTGGATCCACGTGTGGTCATCGATCTCTCCCGAAACGAATGCGTGTATTTCCTGACGCTGGGAGAGGCGGCGGCGGCGGTAGAGCGGGAACCGTGA